One window from the genome of Capillibacterium thermochitinicola encodes:
- a CDS encoding DUF1848 domain-containing protein — MSFQGWDRVQIDTKEGLKTAVAPVIVSASRATDIPAFYSDWLMQRLKAGYVKWINPFSRQDQYVSFTKTRVIIFWTKNAQPLLRHLPALDRMGINYYFHYTVNDYAAEGLEPNLPGLAARIQTFRQLAKAIGKKKVIWRFDPLILGQDLTVARLLEKVKRVGDALHPFTEKLVISFADIARYKRVQRNLINGGFSGYREFNPPEMRALAAGLQEMNQKWGLRIATCAEEIDLSPYSITHNKCIDDQLLIELFPHDQALMKFLGHEPAPPGLFPGATGRGRRAVNLKDKGQRKACGCIVSKDIGQYHTCLHLCQYCYANYSEKMVRRNYQEKRDPNAESILRN; from the coding sequence ATGTCTTTTCAAGGATGGGACCGCGTCCAAATCGATACCAAAGAGGGGTTAAAAACGGCCGTCGCGCCGGTGATCGTCTCCGCCAGCCGGGCAACGGATATCCCGGCTTTTTATAGCGACTGGCTGATGCAGCGGCTCAAAGCCGGCTATGTCAAATGGATCAACCCCTTCAGCCGGCAGGACCAGTATGTATCCTTCACGAAAACGCGGGTGATTATCTTTTGGACGAAAAACGCCCAACCGCTGCTTCGCCACCTGCCAGCCCTGGACCGGATGGGGATCAACTATTACTTCCACTATACGGTCAACGACTACGCGGCGGAAGGGCTGGAACCCAATCTGCCCGGACTGGCCGCCCGGATCCAAACCTTCCGGCAGCTGGCCAAGGCGATCGGAAAGAAGAAAGTGATCTGGCGGTTCGACCCTTTGATCCTGGGCCAGGATTTAACCGTCGCGCGCCTCCTGGAAAAAGTGAAGCGCGTCGGGGACGCGCTCCATCCGTTTACGGAAAAACTGGTGATCAGTTTTGCCGACATCGCCCGGTACAAACGGGTCCAGCGCAATCTGATCAATGGTGGTTTTTCCGGCTACCGCGAATTCAACCCGCCCGAAATGCGGGCGCTCGCCGCCGGTCTTCAGGAAATGAACCAAAAGTGGGGCCTCCGGATCGCGACCTGTGCGGAGGAGATTGATCTTTCGCCTTACAGTATAACGCATAATAAATGCATCGACGATCAACTGCTGATCGAGCTCTTCCCCCATGATCAGGCCCTGATGAAGTTCCTTGGGCACGAACCGGCGCCGCCCGGTTTGTTCCCCGGCGCAACCGGGCGCGGCCGGCGGGCCGTCAACCTGAAGGACAAGGGGCAGCGCAAGGCGTGCGGCTGCATCGTCAGCAAAGACATCGGCCAGTACCACACCTGCCTGCATCTTTGTCAATACTGCTACGCCAACTATTCGGAAAAGATGGTGCGCAGGAACTATCAGGAGAAAAGGGACCCCAACGCTGAAAGCATTTTGCGCAACTAA
- a CDS encoding ABC transporter ATP-binding protein, translating into MAEVRLVDVSKHYGSHKVIENFNITIKDGECLTFLGPSGCGKTVVLRLIAGFERPNAGEIFIGSTLVSSAHRNIFLPPEQRKIGVVFQDYAVWPHMTVFENVIYPLNIQKVEKEEARERTRKAIAQVGLAGLEERLPYQLSGGQQQRIALARALVSKPQILLLDEPLNNLDAKLREEMRFEIKELQKEIGVTILYVTHDQEVALALSDRIAIMDAAGRIRQVGTPEEIYEQPADSFVFKFMGVSNFIPVAKKDGRVWLESTQEEVKALQFLAKTGQDGKILAACRPSDIELTREDTGTRAQVQRATFLGPTIDYSVSLGGMNLRVQQDTHEAISNNLLFKEGETCFLKFHHVKSFAHEAEVEGLM; encoded by the coding sequence ATGGCTGAAGTTAGGTTGGTGGACGTCAGTAAACATTATGGCAGCCATAAAGTAATCGAAAATTTTAATATCACCATCAAAGATGGGGAGTGTCTGACCTTTTTGGGGCCGTCCGGCTGCGGGAAGACGGTGGTTCTCCGGTTAATTGCCGGTTTTGAGCGCCCCAACGCGGGCGAGATTTTTATCGGCTCCACCCTAGTCAGTAGTGCCCACAGGAATATCTTCCTCCCTCCCGAGCAGCGGAAGATCGGGGTGGTCTTTCAGGACTATGCGGTCTGGCCCCACATGACCGTTTTTGAAAATGTGATCTATCCCCTGAATATCCAGAAGGTCGAGAAAGAAGAAGCCCGGGAGCGGACGAGGAAAGCCATCGCCCAGGTGGGCTTGGCCGGTCTGGAGGAACGCCTTCCCTATCAGCTCTCCGGCGGTCAGCAGCAACGGATTGCCCTGGCCCGGGCGTTGGTCTCCAAACCCCAGATTTTGCTGCTGGATGAGCCTTTGAACAACCTGGACGCCAAACTCCGGGAGGAGATGCGGTTTGAGATTAAAGAGCTGCAGAAGGAGATCGGGGTGACTATTCTTTACGTCACCCACGACCAGGAAGTGGCCCTGGCCCTCTCCGACCGGATTGCCATTATGGATGCGGCCGGCCGGATCCGGCAGGTGGGGACACCCGAAGAGATTTATGAGCAGCCGGCGGATAGCTTTGTCTTCAAATTCATGGGGGTTTCCAACTTTATTCCGGTGGCCAAGAAAGACGGCCGCGTTTGGCTGGAAAGCACGCAGGAGGAGGTTAAGGCCCTGCAGTTCCTGGCCAAGACCGGCCAGGACGGGAAAATTCTGGCCGCGTGCCGTCCTTCCGATATTGAGTTGACCCGGGAGGATACGGGGACAAGGGCCCAGGTGCAAAGGGCAACCTTCCTCGGGCCCACCATTGACTACAGTGTAAGCTTGGGCGGGATGAATCTGCGGGTGCAACAAGATACCCACGAGGCGATCAGCAACAATTTGCTGTTTAAAGAGGGGGAAACTTGCTTCCTCAAGTTTCATCACGTGAAGTCCTTTGCCCATGAGGCGGAAGTGGAGGGATTAATGTGA
- a CDS encoding MFS transporter, with amino-acid sequence MHEKLSFRSKFLYGLTDLGFSIAYTIPAFYLLIFLTDVVNFPPALAGTLLLLAKIWDALIDPVIGHVSDRTKTRWGRRRPFLLWFAVPFGLAFSLIWQIPQVASPVGQTLIILGAIFSFITFFSLLSVPYSSLAPEMTRDYDERTKLNGYRMFFSIIGGLAAVLLPSYYFGLSPDLRYGYRVMGISLGVVLAVLPLFAFVGTEEKLAVKQERLPLKKGLRLVLANRPYILALITYLLTWVAIDIISAVFIYYLKYWLAISEENSNIIFGIIFIVAAVFLPFWVKYAERFGKKGSYFVGLGFLALIMLATIFIQPGQRNLVYLIAALAGIGVSAAHIIPLSIIPDTIEYDELRTGHRQEGIYFGLVTFMQQFATSGALFIVGLVLQWSGYVPNTAQSAGALLAIRLLLGLLPAVLIGLGVLVLLKFPIDRAYHARITQELAARATSAAGAEEDLGRNQ; translated from the coding sequence ATGCACGAAAAGCTTTCCTTCCGTTCCAAGTTTCTGTACGGCCTTACCGACCTAGGATTTAGTATCGCCTATACGATTCCCGCCTTTTACCTTCTGATCTTTCTCACTGATGTGGTGAACTTTCCACCGGCGTTGGCCGGTACATTGCTTTTATTGGCAAAGATTTGGGATGCCCTGATCGATCCGGTGATTGGTCACGTTTCCGACCGGACGAAAACCCGGTGGGGGCGGCGCCGGCCGTTTTTACTATGGTTTGCGGTCCCGTTCGGCTTGGCGTTCAGTTTGATCTGGCAAATTCCCCAGGTGGCTTCACCGGTGGGGCAGACACTGATCATTCTCGGGGCGATCTTCTCCTTTATTACGTTCTTTTCGTTGCTTTCGGTCCCCTACTCCTCGCTGGCCCCGGAGATGACCAGGGATTATGATGAGCGCACCAAACTGAACGGTTACCGGATGTTCTTTTCCATCATCGGCGGGCTGGCGGCCGTGCTTTTACCCTCCTATTATTTCGGCTTGTCACCGGACCTGCGGTACGGGTACCGGGTGATGGGGATTTCGCTTGGTGTTGTCCTGGCCGTGCTACCCCTCTTTGCGTTCGTGGGGACGGAGGAGAAGTTGGCGGTCAAGCAGGAACGGTTACCGCTGAAAAAAGGGCTTCGTCTGGTTCTCGCCAACCGGCCGTATATTTTGGCCCTCATTACGTACCTGTTGACCTGGGTGGCAATTGATATCATCTCCGCCGTCTTTATTTATTATTTAAAATACTGGCTGGCAATCAGCGAGGAAAACAGTAATATTATTTTTGGCATTATCTTTATCGTTGCGGCCGTCTTCTTGCCCTTCTGGGTTAAATATGCGGAACGTTTCGGCAAAAAAGGCTCTTATTTTGTCGGCCTTGGCTTTTTGGCCTTGATCATGCTGGCGACCATCTTCATCCAGCCCGGCCAGCGTAACCTGGTCTATTTAATCGCTGCTTTAGCCGGGATTGGTGTTTCGGCCGCCCATATCATTCCTCTTTCGATCATTCCGGATACCATCGAGTATGATGAATTGCGCACCGGCCACCGGCAAGAGGGAATCTATTTCGGTTTGGTCACCTTTATGCAGCAATTTGCCACTTCGGGTGCGCTTTTTATTGTGGGCCTTGTTTTGCAGTGGTCCGGTTATGTGCCAAACACCGCCCAGAGTGCCGGTGCCTTACTTGCCATCCGGCTGCTGCTGGGGTTGTTACCGGCTGTATTGATCGGCCTCGGGGTGCTGGTTTTGCTTAAATTCCCCATTGACCGCGCTTACCACGCGCGAATCACCCAGGAACTGGCCGCCCGGGCTACTTCGGCCGCCGGTGCGGAGGAGGATCTGGGGAGAAATCAATGA
- a CDS encoding GNAT family N-acetyltransferase has product MSITIRTVETKKDRKAFINLAWQIYKGNPAWVPPLRRDLAQTLDPEQNHFLRSGPFRLFLALRDGKPVGRLLAGIDQKTNEAKGKCEGYISLFECIEDYECARALLDAACAYLRANGATAVRGPVSPTNGDDYRGFLLNDFGRPPVLMNSYNPPYYPEFFERYGFTKHIDLFAYYFDIHVPRTPEAVAYAMERYGFTVEPINFNRLEEELADIKRVLDEAMPAEWPDMIPPDTDALREIAKTLRPLADPEFILIARHNGRPIGFNITLPDYNQVLIHLRNGRLFPFGWLKFLYWKRKIDGLRFFVLFVVPDFRRKGVSAAIFLRTFEAVKKSRYRWVEGSTIGEENDRMRRDVERAGGKHYRTYRIYRKEI; this is encoded by the coding sequence ATGTCAATAACCATCCGTACCGTGGAAACCAAGAAGGACCGGAAGGCCTTCATCAATCTCGCCTGGCAGATTTACAAGGGGAATCCGGCGTGGGTGCCGCCGCTCCGGCGCGATCTGGCGCAGACCCTTGATCCGGAGCAGAACCATTTTCTCCGCTCAGGACCGTTTCGTCTTTTTTTGGCTTTACGGGACGGGAAACCGGTCGGGCGCTTACTGGCCGGGATCGACCAGAAGACGAATGAGGCCAAAGGGAAATGTGAAGGGTATATCTCGCTCTTTGAATGTATAGAGGATTACGAGTGCGCCCGCGCCTTGTTGGATGCGGCCTGTGCTTACCTGCGCGCCAACGGGGCGACGGCGGTCCGGGGGCCGGTCTCCCCGACCAATGGCGATGATTACCGGGGCTTCTTACTTAATGATTTTGGCCGCCCGCCCGTCCTGATGAATTCCTACAATCCCCCCTATTATCCGGAGTTCTTTGAACGGTACGGGTTTACCAAGCATATTGACCTGTTCGCCTACTACTTCGACATTCACGTGCCGCGGACACCGGAAGCGGTCGCCTATGCGATGGAAAGGTACGGGTTTACCGTCGAACCGATCAACTTCAACCGGTTGGAAGAGGAACTGGCCGATATCAAACGGGTCCTGGACGAGGCGATGCCCGCAGAATGGCCGGATATGATTCCCCCCGACACGGACGCCTTACGGGAAATCGCCAAGACCCTGCGGCCGCTGGCCGACCCGGAGTTTATCCTGATCGCCAGGCACAACGGGCGGCCCATTGGCTTTAACATTACCCTGCCCGACTACAATCAAGTTTTGATTCATCTCCGTAATGGGCGATTGTTCCCCTTTGGCTGGCTTAAGTTTCTGTATTGGAAAAGGAAGATCGACGGGCTCCGCTTTTTCGTGCTCTTTGTCGTCCCCGATTTTCGCCGGAAAGGGGTCTCGGCGGCCATCTTCCTCCGGACCTTCGAGGCGGTAAAGAAGTCCCGTTACCGCTGGGTCGAGGGTTCGACCATCGGGGAAGAAAACGACCGGATGCGCCGGGATGTGGAACGGGCCGGGGGCAAGCACTACCGGACGTACCGGATCTACCGGAAGGAAATCTGA
- a CDS encoding ABC transporter permease translates to MKFPRLAKGLSGLKKFGVAELVLLVSIAILVVVVAFPILLIFWNAFTTAEGKFNLKDVVTILSQPQTYEALWNSVVIAAGVTALSTVLGVFFAWLVTRTDLPFKNLMKLLFVVPFMLPSFIGAIAWKILCSPRGGYLNVFLVNLFGLEKAPFNVYTMTGIIIVETMYLFPFVFIQVSGALERMDPTLEESALISGIDLFTITRKITFPLITPSIVAGALLVAMYSLSHFGVPSVLGQNAGIYNIPTLIYQAIHASGGSFNAIRTGTVLASLLVLSAALILYLQNLVLKKGRYQIIAGKSMRPMLLKLRGLRVPMLVLSILYIAVTVLLPTVIIFLVGALKTYGLPLKFANMTLDNLKYIFTWKMTRDSIKNSVILSVGAAVVTMLVGTMISYVIVKAKVRGKFILEFLGMLPYSVPGTVIVLGVILAWSGKFGINLYNTAGIIFVAYIARYMAFALKSTSASLEQVHDSLEEASRACGASHWQALKDIVLPLIKPGMISAFFMIFFPALRELTTSVLLYGPTTRTIGVAIYALHEDGETVYATALASIALVIIVIGEIVIRRLSKAERRNA, encoded by the coding sequence GTGAAGTTTCCACGGCTGGCAAAAGGTTTGTCCGGCTTAAAGAAGTTTGGCGTGGCCGAGTTGGTGCTTTTGGTCTCCATTGCTATTCTCGTAGTGGTTGTGGCCTTTCCGATCCTCTTGATTTTCTGGAATGCGTTTACCACCGCCGAAGGCAAGTTTAACTTGAAAGATGTGGTGACGATCCTCAGTCAACCCCAAACTTACGAAGCCCTTTGGAATTCGGTGGTGATCGCGGCCGGGGTGACGGCCCTGAGCACGGTCTTGGGCGTCTTTTTTGCCTGGTTGGTGACCCGGACCGATTTGCCCTTTAAAAACCTGATGAAACTGCTCTTTGTGGTCCCGTTCATGCTGCCCTCCTTTATCGGGGCGATTGCCTGGAAGATCCTCTGTTCCCCGCGGGGCGGTTATTTAAACGTCTTTTTGGTGAATCTTTTCGGGTTGGAGAAAGCCCCCTTTAATGTCTATACGATGACCGGGATCATCATTGTCGAAACCATGTATCTTTTCCCCTTTGTCTTTATTCAGGTCAGCGGGGCGCTGGAGCGGATGGACCCGACCCTGGAGGAGTCCGCTCTCATTTCCGGGATTGACCTTTTCACCATTACCCGCAAGATCACGTTCCCGCTGATTACGCCGAGTATTGTGGCCGGGGCGCTGTTGGTGGCAATGTACTCCCTTTCCCACTTCGGGGTGCCGTCGGTTTTGGGGCAGAATGCCGGGATCTATAATATTCCGACCCTCATTTACCAGGCGATCCATGCCAGCGGCGGGAGCTTCAACGCGATCCGGACCGGGACGGTCCTGGCCTCGCTCCTGGTTCTGTCGGCGGCCCTAATTCTCTACCTGCAGAACCTGGTTTTAAAGAAGGGCCGTTACCAGATTATCGCCGGGAAGAGCATGCGCCCGATGCTTTTGAAACTCCGAGGCTTGCGGGTGCCCATGCTGGTCTTGAGCATTCTCTATATTGCCGTGACGGTTCTCCTGCCGACGGTCATCATCTTCCTGGTCGGGGCGTTGAAGACCTACGGCCTGCCGCTGAAGTTTGCCAACATGACCCTGGATAACTTGAAATACATCTTTACCTGGAAGATGACCAGGGATTCGATTAAGAACAGTGTGATTCTTTCCGTCGGCGCGGCCGTGGTGACCATGCTGGTCGGGACCATGATCTCCTATGTGATTGTCAAAGCCAAGGTGAGAGGCAAATTTATTCTGGAGTTCCTCGGTATGCTGCCCTATTCGGTGCCCGGGACGGTCATCGTCTTGGGTGTGATCCTGGCCTGGAGCGGGAAATTCGGCATCAACCTGTACAATACGGCAGGGATTATCTTTGTGGCTTATATCGCCCGCTATATGGCCTTTGCCCTGAAGTCGACCTCCGCTTCGCTGGAACAGGTCCATGACTCCTTGGAAGAAGCCTCCCGCGCGTGCGGGGCCAGCCATTGGCAAGCCTTAAAAGACATTGTCTTGCCGTTGATTAAACCGGGAATGATTTCGGCCTTTTTCATGATCTTCTTCCCGGCCCTCCGGGAACTCACCACTTCGGTGTTGTTGTACGGGCCGACGACCCGGACGATCGGGGTGGCCATCTATGCCCTGCATGAGGACGGCGAGACGGTCTACGCCACCGCGTTGGCCTCCATTGCCCTGGTCATCATTGTCATCGGAGAGATTGTCATCCGGAGACTCAGTAAAGCGGAGAGGAGGAATGCCTGA